A DNA window from Macadamia integrifolia cultivar HAES 741 chromosome 4, SCU_Mint_v3, whole genome shotgun sequence contains the following coding sequences:
- the LOC122077317 gene encoding uncharacterized protein At4g28440-like yields MATTGTTTASAQQPSAKRKPVFTTVDQLKPGTTGHTLTVKVVSSTTVLQKGRAASQHLRGTRIAECLVGDDTGCVIFTARNEQVDMMKPGATVILRNAKIDMFKGSMRLAVDKWGRVEITEPAKFVVKEDNNLSLVEYELVNVVEE; encoded by the exons ATGGCGACGACAGGAACGACGACGGCATCGGCTCAGCAACCATCAGCGAAGAGGAAGCCTGTATTCACGACAGTAGATCAACTGAAACCAGGGACGACTGGTCATACCCTTACGGTGAAGGTTGTGAGTTCGACCACGGTGTTGCAGAAAGGTCGGGCGGCGTCTCAGCATCTTCGCGGAACTCGCATCGCCGAGTGTCTTGTCGGTGATGATACCGGCTGTGTTATCTTCACTGCTCGCAACGAGCAag TTGATATGATGAAGCCAGGTGCAACTGTTATACTCCGTAATGCTAAAATCGACATGTTCAAGGGATCTATGAGATTGGCTGTTGACAAATGGGGACGCGTTGAGATCACTGAACCTGCTAAATTTGTTGTTAAAGAGGACAACAATCTGTCTCTAGTTGAGTATGAACTGGTGAATGTTGTTGAAGAGTGA
- the LOC122077422 gene encoding tRNase Z TRZ3, mitochondrial-like isoform X1: MPQIANFKLFFSANRSAPYLSPFVSFKPYFSPLLFKHRTPQKLAFPFTVLSSSAGRQRKPHPPPPPKSRSNSTLREAKTGEQSMEEAKPIGFNKRRAEGRDKSDRPKDLQLKVRKLNPVNTVSYVQILGTGMDTQDTSSSVLLFFDKQRFIFNAGEGLQRFCTEHKIKLSKIDHIFLSRVCSETAGGLPGLLLTLAGMGEEGMSVNVWGPSDLKYLVDAMRSFIPTAAMVHTHSFRAAPGADGVALADLAKFVEPIILLNNEVVKISAILLQPGCSEVRQQMKEDSSMLNVEEKKDQILKFPVLNSQDPNGKASPVLKPGDISVVYVCELPEIKGKFDPAKAVALGLKAGPKYRELQLGHSVMSDRQNIMVHPSDVLGPSVPGPIVLLVDCPTLSHLQELLSTQSLDTYYVDSVDQNLNTVKSVNCIIHLSPSLVTMTPEYQNWMKRFVGAQHIMAGHEIKNLEIPVLKSSARITARLNYLCPQFFPAPGFWSLQHLKNSMPEYITSCEGSVQKRYESISAENLLKFHLRPYAQLGLDKSGIPSLLTATEVVNELLSEIPEIEIAAEQVRKFWVEYQKHENVIISIPYDKTMVEEPWMQGDASAPDKNSGKQDASEAEEIQRICKASTDEINHESYLPGCLENIGREDMEFVLLGTGSSQPSKYRNVSSIYINLFSKGSLLFDCGEGTLGQLKRRFGVKGADDAVRRLRCIWISHIHADHHTGLARILALRWELLREVPHEPLLVIGPKQLKRFLDAYQKLEELDMQFLDCRHTIESSWDAFKDKVGSNKNDLPPRSPISIDDKGEERGVMNIETTLFARGSRMQSYWNKPDSPGDTGMGFQNLMKLKKVLDEAGLEALISVPVVHCPQAFGIVLKAAERMNSVGKRIPGWKLVYSGDTRPCPELIDASHGATVLIHEATFEDGMVEEAIAKNHSTTKEAIEVGASAGAYRIILTHFSQRYPKIPVFDETHMHKTCIAFDMMSINIADLPLLPEVLPYLKLLFKNEMMLDESDEAVCQAA; this comes from the exons ATGCCACAAATCGCAAACTTCAAACTCTTCTTCTCTGCAAATCGTTCAGCTCCTTACCTTTCTCCTTTTGTCTCATTCAAACCttatttttctcctcttctcttcaaACACAGGACCCCTCAAAAGCTTGCTTTTCCCTTCACTGTCTTATCTTCGTCGGCCGGAAGACAACGAAAACCTCATCCTCCACCTCCTCCCAAGAGTAGAAGCAACAGCACTCTCAGAGAAGCAAAGACTGGAGAGCAATCAATGGAAGAGGCTAAGCCAATTGGATTCAATAAGAGAAGAGCCGAAGGGAGAGATAAGAGCGACAGGCCCAAGGATCTTCAGTTGAAGGTCCGGAAATTGAATCCCGTGAATACTGTATCCTATGTTCAG ATTTTGGGAACTGGAATGGATACACAAGACACTTCTTCATCAGTTTTGTTATTCTTTGACAAACAGAGATTTATATTCAATGCTGGAGAG GGTTTGCAACGTTTCTGCACGGAACATAAGATAAAATTATCAAAG ATTGATCACATCTTTCTTTCTCGTGTATGCTCAGAAACTGCTGGTGGACTTCCAG GTCTTCTATTGACTTTGGCTGGCATGGGGGAGGAAGGGATGTCT GTCAACGTTTGGGGTCCTTCTGATCTCAAATATTTAGTTGATGCAATGCGATCTTTCATTCCAACTGCTGCCATGGTTCACACTCACAGCTTCAGAGCTGCACCTGGTGCTGATGGAGTTGCCTTGGCTGATCTTGCAAAGTTTGTAGAACCCATCATTCTTCTTAATAATGAGGTTGTCAAAATATCAGCCATTCTTCTACAGCCAGGTTGCTCAGAAGTACGTCAACAAATGAAGGAAGACTCTTCCATGTTGAatgtagaagagaaaaaggatcAGATTTTGAAATTCCCTGTATTAAATTCACAAGATCCAAATGGGAAAGCTTCACCTGTGCTAAAGCCTGGTGATATTTCTGTGGTTTATGTTTGTGAATTGCCTGAAATTAAGGGAAAGTTTGATCCTGCAAAAGCTGTTGCCCTTGGATTGAAAGCTGGTCCCAAATATCGTGAACTACAACTTGGGCACTCAGTCATGTCAGATCGTCAAAATATAATG GTTCATCCAAGCGATGTACTTGGTCCTTCAGTTCCTGGTCCTATTGTACTCCTTGTCGACTGCCCTACGCTATCTCATTTGCAGGAGTTGTTGTCTACACAATCTCTCGATACCTATTATGTAGACTCCGTGGACCAAAACTTGAATACTGTTAAGTCTGTGAATTGTATAATTCACTTGAGTCCTTCCCTTGTCACAATGACTCCTGAATACCAAAATTGGATGAAAAGATTTGTTGGAGCACAGCATATCATGGCTGGACATGAAAT AAAGAACTTGGAAATTCCAGTTCTAAAATCCAGTGCAAGAATCACAGCACGACTTAATTACTTGTGTCCTCAATTCTTCCCAGCTCCAGGATTTTGGTCTCTTCAGCACCTAAAGAACTCCATGCCTGAGTACATCACTTCATGTGAG GGTTCTGTTCAAAAGCGTTATGAAAGTATTTCTGCTGAAAATCTACTAAAG TTCCATTTGCGTCCTTATGCACAGCTTGGATTGGATAAATCTGGGATCCCAAGCTTGTTGACTGCAACAGAAGTTGTCAATGAACTTCTGTCAGAGATTCCTGAGATTGAGATTGCTGCTGAACAAGTTAGGAAATTCTGGGTGGAGTACCAGAAACATGAAAATGTAATAATTTCTATCCCGTATGATAAAACTATGGTTGAAGAACCTTGGATGCAAGGAGATGCATCTGCACCTGATAAAAACTCAGGAAAGCAGGATGCAAGTGAAGCCGAGGAGATCCAACGTATTTGCAAGGCCAGCACAGATGAGATTAATCATGAGTCCTATCTTCCCGGTTGTCTGGAGAATATAGGAAGAGAAGACATGGAGTTTGTTCTTTTGGGAACTGGTTCATCTCAGCCATCCAAGTATCGAAATGTTAGTTCTATCTATATTAACCTTTTCTCGAAAGGAAGCCTGCTCTTTGATTGCGGTGAAGGAACACTGGGGCAGCTGAAAAGGAG ATTTGGTGTAAAGGGTGCTGATGATGCTGTTAGAAGATTAAGGTGTATTTGGATTTCTCATATCCATGCTGATCATCACACCGGTCTAGCAAGGATACTTGCTTTGCGATGGGAGTTGTTAAGGGAAGTTCCTCATGAACCCTTGCTTGTTATTGGGCCAAAGCAGCTAAAGAGATTTTTGGATGCATATCAAAAACTTGAAGAACTAGATATGCAATTCCTTGATTGCAGACACACAATTGAATCGTCGTGGGATGCTTTCAAAGATAAAGTTGGATCAAACAAGAATGACTTGCCGCCGAGGAGTCCGATCAGTATTGATGATAAGGGAGAAGAACGTGGTGTAATGAATATAGAAACAACTTTATTTGCTAGAGGCAGTCGCATGCAGAGCTATTGGAACAAACCAGATAGTCCAGGAGACACTGGCATGGGTTTCCAAAATCTAATGAAACTGAAGAAAGTGCTAGATGAAGCAGGGTTGGAGGCTTTGATCAGTGTCCCTGTTGTGCATTGTCCACAAGCATTTGGCATTGTCCTGAAGGCAGCGGAGAGAATGAACAGTGTAGGAAAAAGAATACCAGGATGGAAACTTGTTTACTCAGGTGATACGAGGCCCTGTCCAGAGCTGATAGATGCATCTCATGGAGCAACGGTTCTTATACACGAG GCTACCTTTGAGGATGGAATGGTGGAGGAGGCCATTGCAAAGAATCACAGCACAACAAAGGAAGCCATTGAAGTGGGAGCTTCTGCAGGCGCATATCGCATTATTCTTACACACTTTAGCCAGCGATACCCAAAAATTCCAGTTTTTGATGAAACTCACATGCATAAAACATGTATTGCTTTTGACATGATGAGCATTAACATAGCAGACTTACCTTTGCTTCCAGAAGTTCTTCCATACCTCAAGCTACTTTTCAAGAATGAGATGATGCTTGATGAATCTGATGAAGCCGTATGTCAAGCTGCTTGA
- the LOC122077422 gene encoding tRNase Z TRZ3, mitochondrial-like isoform X2: protein MPQIANFKLFFSANRSAPYLSPFVSFKPYFSPLLFKHRTPQKLAFPFTVLSSSAGRQRKPHPPPPPKSRSNSTLREAKTGEQSMEEAKPIGFNKRRAEGRDKSDRPKDLQLKVRKLNPVNTVSYVQILGTGMDTQDTSSSVLLFFDKQRFIFNAGEGLQRFCTEHKIKLSKIDHIFLSRVCSETAGGLPGLLLTLAGMGEEGMSVNVWGPSDLKYLVDAMRSFIPTAAMVHTHSFRAAPGADGVALADLAKFVEPIILLNNEVVKISAILLQPGCSEVRQQMKEDSSMLNVEEKKDQILKFPVLNSQDPNGKASPVLKPGDISVVYVCELPEIKGKFDPAKAVALGLKAGPKYRELQLGHSVMSDRQNIMVHPSDVLGPSVPGPIVLLVDCPTLSHLQELLSTQSLDTYYVDSVDQNLNTVKSVNCIIHLSPSLVTMTPEYQNWMKRFVGAQHIMAGHEIKNLEIPVLKSSARITARLNYLCPQFFPAPGFWSLQHLKNSMPEYITSCEFHLRPYAQLGLDKSGIPSLLTATEVVNELLSEIPEIEIAAEQVRKFWVEYQKHENVIISIPYDKTMVEEPWMQGDASAPDKNSGKQDASEAEEIQRICKASTDEINHESYLPGCLENIGREDMEFVLLGTGSSQPSKYRNVSSIYINLFSKGSLLFDCGEGTLGQLKRRFGVKGADDAVRRLRCIWISHIHADHHTGLARILALRWELLREVPHEPLLVIGPKQLKRFLDAYQKLEELDMQFLDCRHTIESSWDAFKDKVGSNKNDLPPRSPISIDDKGEERGVMNIETTLFARGSRMQSYWNKPDSPGDTGMGFQNLMKLKKVLDEAGLEALISVPVVHCPQAFGIVLKAAERMNSVGKRIPGWKLVYSGDTRPCPELIDASHGATVLIHEATFEDGMVEEAIAKNHSTTKEAIEVGASAGAYRIILTHFSQRYPKIPVFDETHMHKTCIAFDMMSINIADLPLLPEVLPYLKLLFKNEMMLDESDEAVCQAA from the exons ATGCCACAAATCGCAAACTTCAAACTCTTCTTCTCTGCAAATCGTTCAGCTCCTTACCTTTCTCCTTTTGTCTCATTCAAACCttatttttctcctcttctcttcaaACACAGGACCCCTCAAAAGCTTGCTTTTCCCTTCACTGTCTTATCTTCGTCGGCCGGAAGACAACGAAAACCTCATCCTCCACCTCCTCCCAAGAGTAGAAGCAACAGCACTCTCAGAGAAGCAAAGACTGGAGAGCAATCAATGGAAGAGGCTAAGCCAATTGGATTCAATAAGAGAAGAGCCGAAGGGAGAGATAAGAGCGACAGGCCCAAGGATCTTCAGTTGAAGGTCCGGAAATTGAATCCCGTGAATACTGTATCCTATGTTCAG ATTTTGGGAACTGGAATGGATACACAAGACACTTCTTCATCAGTTTTGTTATTCTTTGACAAACAGAGATTTATATTCAATGCTGGAGAG GGTTTGCAACGTTTCTGCACGGAACATAAGATAAAATTATCAAAG ATTGATCACATCTTTCTTTCTCGTGTATGCTCAGAAACTGCTGGTGGACTTCCAG GTCTTCTATTGACTTTGGCTGGCATGGGGGAGGAAGGGATGTCT GTCAACGTTTGGGGTCCTTCTGATCTCAAATATTTAGTTGATGCAATGCGATCTTTCATTCCAACTGCTGCCATGGTTCACACTCACAGCTTCAGAGCTGCACCTGGTGCTGATGGAGTTGCCTTGGCTGATCTTGCAAAGTTTGTAGAACCCATCATTCTTCTTAATAATGAGGTTGTCAAAATATCAGCCATTCTTCTACAGCCAGGTTGCTCAGAAGTACGTCAACAAATGAAGGAAGACTCTTCCATGTTGAatgtagaagagaaaaaggatcAGATTTTGAAATTCCCTGTATTAAATTCACAAGATCCAAATGGGAAAGCTTCACCTGTGCTAAAGCCTGGTGATATTTCTGTGGTTTATGTTTGTGAATTGCCTGAAATTAAGGGAAAGTTTGATCCTGCAAAAGCTGTTGCCCTTGGATTGAAAGCTGGTCCCAAATATCGTGAACTACAACTTGGGCACTCAGTCATGTCAGATCGTCAAAATATAATG GTTCATCCAAGCGATGTACTTGGTCCTTCAGTTCCTGGTCCTATTGTACTCCTTGTCGACTGCCCTACGCTATCTCATTTGCAGGAGTTGTTGTCTACACAATCTCTCGATACCTATTATGTAGACTCCGTGGACCAAAACTTGAATACTGTTAAGTCTGTGAATTGTATAATTCACTTGAGTCCTTCCCTTGTCACAATGACTCCTGAATACCAAAATTGGATGAAAAGATTTGTTGGAGCACAGCATATCATGGCTGGACATGAAAT AAAGAACTTGGAAATTCCAGTTCTAAAATCCAGTGCAAGAATCACAGCACGACTTAATTACTTGTGTCCTCAATTCTTCCCAGCTCCAGGATTTTGGTCTCTTCAGCACCTAAAGAACTCCATGCCTGAGTACATCACTTCATGTGAG TTCCATTTGCGTCCTTATGCACAGCTTGGATTGGATAAATCTGGGATCCCAAGCTTGTTGACTGCAACAGAAGTTGTCAATGAACTTCTGTCAGAGATTCCTGAGATTGAGATTGCTGCTGAACAAGTTAGGAAATTCTGGGTGGAGTACCAGAAACATGAAAATGTAATAATTTCTATCCCGTATGATAAAACTATGGTTGAAGAACCTTGGATGCAAGGAGATGCATCTGCACCTGATAAAAACTCAGGAAAGCAGGATGCAAGTGAAGCCGAGGAGATCCAACGTATTTGCAAGGCCAGCACAGATGAGATTAATCATGAGTCCTATCTTCCCGGTTGTCTGGAGAATATAGGAAGAGAAGACATGGAGTTTGTTCTTTTGGGAACTGGTTCATCTCAGCCATCCAAGTATCGAAATGTTAGTTCTATCTATATTAACCTTTTCTCGAAAGGAAGCCTGCTCTTTGATTGCGGTGAAGGAACACTGGGGCAGCTGAAAAGGAG ATTTGGTGTAAAGGGTGCTGATGATGCTGTTAGAAGATTAAGGTGTATTTGGATTTCTCATATCCATGCTGATCATCACACCGGTCTAGCAAGGATACTTGCTTTGCGATGGGAGTTGTTAAGGGAAGTTCCTCATGAACCCTTGCTTGTTATTGGGCCAAAGCAGCTAAAGAGATTTTTGGATGCATATCAAAAACTTGAAGAACTAGATATGCAATTCCTTGATTGCAGACACACAATTGAATCGTCGTGGGATGCTTTCAAAGATAAAGTTGGATCAAACAAGAATGACTTGCCGCCGAGGAGTCCGATCAGTATTGATGATAAGGGAGAAGAACGTGGTGTAATGAATATAGAAACAACTTTATTTGCTAGAGGCAGTCGCATGCAGAGCTATTGGAACAAACCAGATAGTCCAGGAGACACTGGCATGGGTTTCCAAAATCTAATGAAACTGAAGAAAGTGCTAGATGAAGCAGGGTTGGAGGCTTTGATCAGTGTCCCTGTTGTGCATTGTCCACAAGCATTTGGCATTGTCCTGAAGGCAGCGGAGAGAATGAACAGTGTAGGAAAAAGAATACCAGGATGGAAACTTGTTTACTCAGGTGATACGAGGCCCTGTCCAGAGCTGATAGATGCATCTCATGGAGCAACGGTTCTTATACACGAG GCTACCTTTGAGGATGGAATGGTGGAGGAGGCCATTGCAAAGAATCACAGCACAACAAAGGAAGCCATTGAAGTGGGAGCTTCTGCAGGCGCATATCGCATTATTCTTACACACTTTAGCCAGCGATACCCAAAAATTCCAGTTTTTGATGAAACTCACATGCATAAAACATGTATTGCTTTTGACATGATGAGCATTAACATAGCAGACTTACCTTTGCTTCCAGAAGTTCTTCCATACCTCAAGCTACTTTTCAAGAATGAGATGATGCTTGATGAATCTGATGAAGCCGTATGTCAAGCTGCTTGA